tttcgtgaTTTTGTAATCTGGGTGATGGTCAAATTGTTATATAACATTGTCTAATTTGTTGTTTAAAGGATTCGGTTTCGATTTCCGCTTCTGGGTTTTCTTGAGTATTGATTAAAttgattatatgtatatatatgtgtgtgtgtgaattGATGTATTGTTGTTTATAGATCGATGTTTGAATCTAGATAATTTTCCCTATTATGGTATTCAGCATTGCCTTTTATTCTTTAttctaaatattattattatttagagttaaacattttattatttcAATCAAATGTTATAATGCAGTGATGTCTCTATCAgttttatataaaatatttatgtgAATGATTTTGACTATGCAAACTCTATATTGTACAATGGATTGTCATTTAAGAGTATGCTACCTGGGTAAGTATCCCATGTTCCCAGCCTTGCGGAAATGCAGAGCCAGGGGCATTTTGTGGTCAAACTCTAATGAAGTTGTTTTCAGTACAACAATCTATGAAGACTCTGATGGCATCTTTACCCAATCACATGGAGTCTTACTTTGTTTGATGTATAATGTAGTTGGCCTGTCTTAGTTCGTACAAGTCAACCActtggttaattaatttattcatttgtTTTTTTTGGTTAAAAGAATGAAAAAAGGGTTTGTCTTTGGGCTTCTTAATGTCTCAAACCGGCTGGTTAATGGATGGGGTTAGTAGTTGTAATGTGAATGCTTAAAAAAATGGCATTTATATGTTTACACCTATTATCACTAAGGAGTTTTGTGTTGAAGTTTGGTTCTTCATTATTCCTTAgatgttttttcttttctttacacTCTTCCAATTTTTGTTCTCTCCCACCCTTCCTTGTATTTCTAGGTAACTCTTCTTAATCAATTTCACCTATTATCACTAAAAGTACACTCATCTTGTGTCATTTTGGCTTCAGGAATTTATCTTGATCCATCGAAAGGCGGTAAGATGAGTATGGAGAAAAAGAGAGAACTTGTTTATCAAATATCAAATTGGTCACAAGGTGCCTCTGAGCTGCTACAATCATGGAGTCGTCAGGAAATTTTGCAGATCCTCTGCGTTGAGATGGGAAAGGAAAGAAAGTATACTGGTTTGACCAAGTTAAAAATTATCGAGCATCTTCTGAAAATTGTATCTGAAAAGAAATCAGGAGGGATTGAGTTTGTAACAGACCTTGATTCACTGGCTTCTCCTCCGCCTGGGCAAAGAGCTGCTAAACGGCAGAGGAAAACTGAGCAACCTTCTCGGCTATCTACTGCTGCTGCTAGTTATGTATCAACCAACAATGGCATCATCAGTTTGGCTAACACTGTAATATATTGCAAAAACTCTGCTTGTAGAGCTACTTTAAGTCGAGAAGGTGCCTTCTGCAAGAGGTGTTCGTGTTGCATATGTAATAAGTATGATGATAACAAAGACCCTAGCTTGTGGTTAATTTGCTGCTCCGAGCCTCCATTTCAAAGTGATTCATGCGGCATGTCATGCCATCTTGAGTGTGCTTTGACACATGAAAAATCTGGTATTGGGGAGCATGATGGCACCTTTTGTTGCGTATTTTGTGGGAAAGAGAATGATTTACTCGGGTAAATATTTATGATCTTTgtctataataaataaatatgatcATGTTTTTCTGATGTATTTGGTTGTTTGTTCTGTGCTTCGAGTATGCTGgtcttttattttattgtcaATATGCTTAATTTTCTTCTTTGTAAAAGTTTTATGCAATTTTTAGATCCTTATGACCTATGAGTTAATGGTCATTGGATTTATAGACATGACGGCTTGCATTAtctgtaactaagccataatggACTCTTTTTTGTAATGTCTATTTTCTTAAATGTAGTAGTTAAACTACATATAATCCTTGTAAATTGGTTGTTAAATTAATTCAGGTGCTGGAGAAAGCAAATGGTCATGGCAAGGGAAACCAGACGGGTAGACATTCTGTCATATCGTGTCTCCTTAAGCCAAAAACTTCTCAAAGGAACTGAAAAACATCAAAAGCTTTATGAGCTTGTTGATGAAGCTGCAAAGAGGCTTGAAGCTGAAGTTGGTCCATTGGATGGTTTGGCCGTGAAAATGGGTACTAGGGGTATTGTCAACAGGCTTTCTTCTGGACCCGAGGTTCAGAAACTTTGTGCTTCTGCTGTGGAGTTGCTGGATTCAATGCATTCTATTGCAACCTCTGATCCATTGCCCAATCCCATCAAACAAGGTAATGCTCTTTTGTGTTGACAAATGGCAAGCAATAATAAATCATTCGTCGTGATTAAACTCAAGTAACCTTGAGGGGCCTTTAGTGAAATATAATCAATTTATTATGTGAATggtatttttttacttttaagtTCCTAATTAAGGAGCAAAATATTGACTGTTCAGCTGTTTCATAAACCCTTCATTTCAGAGAAAAAACCAATTATGTCAGGCATGATCAAATTTGAAGACATCCGAGCAACATCGCTCACCATTTTTTTGCAACCTGGAAAACCTTCAACAGATAATAGTGTACTCTATTCCTTGTGGCATTGTAAGGTTGATGATATCAACTATCCTAAAGAACCGACCTGTAAACTGTTTGCGCCAAATACAAGATTTGTTGTTAGAGGTCTTATTCCTGCTACAGAGTATTGTTTCAAAGTTGTTTCACATGATGGTATGAAGGAGTTGGGTACCACTG
The Humulus lupulus chromosome 6, drHumLupu1.1, whole genome shotgun sequence DNA segment above includes these coding regions:
- the LOC133783151 gene encoding VIN3-like protein 2; the protein is MNMATDSSSEGIYLDPSKGGKMSMEKKRELVYQISNWSQGASELLQSWSRQEILQILCVEMGKERKYTGLTKLKIIEHLLKIVSEKKSGGIEFVTDLDSLASPPPGQRAAKRQRKTEQPSRLSTAAASYVSTNNGIISLANTVIYCKNSACRATLSREGAFCKRCSCCICNKYDDNKDPSLWLICCSEPPFQSDSCGMSCHLECALTHEKSGIGEHDGTFCCVFCGKENDLLGCWRKQMVMARETRRVDILSYRVSLSQKLLKGTEKHQKLYELVDEAAKRLEAEVGPLDGLAVKMGTRGIVNRLSSGPEVQKLCASAVELLDSMHSIATSDPLPNPIKQEKKPIMSGMIKFEDIRATSLTIFLQPGKPSTDNSVLYSLWHCKVDDINYPKEPTCKLFAPNTRFVVRGLIPATEYCFKVVSHDGMKELGTTVVRFSTSHAEELPNCHVLERSQSPATNCSSLSNPSSVEDETNNVALSSEQADTRPDNYHSYCKDSEKIVSASLSNGAITCNSTGEGGNMGNQVSLLDGNCSIGLVGSISNSDVVEPDNKPSSDGQIVEDISTDNGSNSPVRTGMECVPFAGSSDAGLPITPCKLEILKEGLGRNVRSKSSSKDLENAAGKGEPQDGSTSKKRKAERPDEECVGNGFSDRDFEYYVKVIRWLECEGHIEKNFRQKFLTWYSLRASPQELRIVKVFIDAFIEEPASLAEQLVDTFSESISSKRSSVVPGFCMKLWH